Part of the Triticum urartu cultivar G1812 chromosome 2, Tu2.1, whole genome shotgun sequence genome, TTAGACTTCTATAGCTGACATCGCCCGGAATAAAAACACCGGCGTCTCGCTCATGTCCACGTTCCTTAATGAGTGTCTGTATCTGTATTTCCTCTCAGTCCATGTCTGTATTTTTCGCTCCTTTGTGTGCTACATGTACGTACCATCAACGTAATACATAATACTTTGTCAGTGCGAATGTGTGATCGTCTTCTTGAATAAACATACCCTATCAACAGGTTGCATCATCGATCGTACCACTCTCTAATCACAAAGTCCCAAGTCCAGAGTCGTTCTGTTAAAAGAACCAGCAAGTTTTCGTTGAGGTAACAccaatgctttgaaagaggtaAGGTGATTGGATTAATAGGGACATGCATTGATGCATGGTTATCTCTCATCAACTCTTTCGGGTTTGGAGTTTTCTTGGTCTGCGTGGATGGAGCTTCACGACATTATAGTGAGCAATCAGTGTGCATATACATTATGGTAGAGCAATTCCCAGGCCTTTTTTTGCAACTAATTAACTGCAATTTCTTAAATTTATGCATACCATATGATATATGTAAACCCCAACCAAATTTTAATAGTTTATTCGGGTTTGGGAATTCAAATTGGTATCAGAACCAACTTTCGCGGCTACACGAACGTGTGTAGGAGCATGTGGCGCATGGCACGTGTGGTCCATTGTGACTCATGGCATGGCACACGTGCcagactggatgcacagacgtgtACTAAGAGGGAACATTCCTGTTGGGCCGACGAGGACGTCAAGCTCCTTTGAGTGAAGGTGTATATGAGAGCCTGACTTAATAGGAATGATAGACCTCTCGTATCAACAAAAAGTTCCTTCTTTTTGGGGAGGCCACTCGcaaagaactccaaagttaagcgtgctagGTTTAGAGCGATTTGAAGATGGGTGACCGACTGGAAAGTTGGTCTTGAGTGTGCACAATTGAGAAAAAAAATGCGCAGGAAAGACTAGTATTGGTCTGCGAGGTCAGTCAAGATTCCGCCAGGCGTAATGGCTAGCAACCGGTGGATGTGGCCGGAGTGTTACACTAGGCCTCAGAGGTTTTACTGCAGTTGATGGTAATGACTTTTAAGCGGAGGGCTTGCTCTCTTTTGGCATGAAAGTTTTGTGGGTGATATTCTTGATAAAGACAACCATTAGATGGATGCAATAGTTAGAGTGCATGTAGGGGAAGAGTAATGGAGGATAACCTGTGTATACAGGGAGCCGAGAGTTGAAAATCGTCATATTATGTGGCCAAAATTACAAGCCCTAAAGTTGGTTCCAGACTTACCTTGGTTAGTGATTGGAGATTTTAACGAAGCCTTATGTGATTTTGAGCATATGTCGGCCACTCCTCGTCCATAACCTCAGATGGTTACTTTTAGAGATACTCTAGAGGTGTATGGGTTGGTAGACCTAGGTTGCACTGTGGTTCCTTTCGTATACGATAATACGTGCAGTGGGTATGCTAATATAACACAAATGTTCGTTTAAAGCAAGTGGTTGCCTCTAATTCGTGACGAAACATGTTTGCATTTTGCTCTGTCCAACATGTGGCGTTGCCGTGCTCTGATCATGAGTCCGTGTTCTCAAAGGATCTCTAGATTAGGGTAGAGTAGGACCTCAATCTCGGAGGTATGAGGTTTTTCGGGAGAGGGGACATGATCAAAAGAGGCCCGAGACTCTGCGGGCAGTTGTTCTCTCTTCATGAAGCTCTAGAAGCGGAACTTTGTGCTTGCATGAAAGGGTTACCTATGGCTCTCTAGCGCAGCGATTCACCTATAATCATTGAGATGGACTGCTTAGTTGCTGGATCTTGACAAATCGACCTATTATTCTATTGTGAAGGAACTCAGACATCTTAGATTCTTAGGCCTCTCCGTGAATCTTGTATTACTCATGTTAGTCATCACTATAATAAAGTCATGGATTGTTTAGCTAAGTTTACTTGATTGAAAGGTAGAACCATGACTTGGTTCGGTTTTGGGTGTCTAGAAGTCCAGATGCTGTTGAGCTAGCTTTGGCTGATTGTAACAACATTATGGTTGAGTAATATACAAGTTTTTCACTCTAAAAAAGATACTCCATCTGGATGTACCCCTCTAACCTCTTTCTTCTCGCGCCATACGTAAATGAATACGACACAAGTTTTTATATGTATAATCAATGTGCACAAGGTCCTACTTGTGAGAACAATTTGGCACCACATAAGCTTACGAAAGATCGTAAATTTGACACCCATGCCAGGCATAATTTACATAGTCAATTTGGTATTTGGCACGCCGTGGCTGCCCTTCTCGGCAGGCAAACCAAGTCTTAAATGGAGTGCAGAGTCCTTGTTAGAAATGGATAAAGATGGAATGAAACGTACCAGTCAGAGGCTCTCTTCACCACCACTTGGGATAACAAAGATCCTAAAACCATCGACACAAAATTGGAATGGGAAAACTAGATCTTGCATCTGTGTTGAGCAGCTCACATTTCCCATCCTTGATCGGGAAGGAAATATCTACCCAAGAAAAGCAAACCAATTGACTCACCTCGACTAGCTACCTGGCCTTCTCGACTGCGATGAAAAGAGGCAGGACGGATTCGCGGACAATAATTCCATCCGCCACATTCCAATCCACCGACGTTGACATGCCGCCATACTTGAATGCCTCTCTGCCGCCCGTGACCTGAGTGAGAAGGACGGGCCAGCAATTTTGCATGTCGCACTCTACCTATTCTATCCTCCTCTCCTGCTCGGACGAGGCACGGCCACCCCGCCACCCCGTACAATTCGCCTATAAGAAGCAGCGTACACAATGCTAAGCCTAACCTCACTCCAAGACAGCCACACAAGCTAGACTATCTCCTCAGTAGTATTACCAGAGCCTCCCAGTTAGCAATGGCGAAGTGTCTCGCCGCCGCGCTCCTGCTACTGGCGGTGCTCGCGTCCTGCGACGGGAGGGAGCTGAACGAGAAGGTTGCAGCGACACGCGGTGCCGGCGTCGGCGAGTCCAAGGCGATGGGGTTGCCGGACTTGCCAGCTGTGACTCTCCCCACGGCCCCGACGCTCCCGACGCTCCCCACGGCCCCGACGCTGCCCACACTCCCGACGCTCCCGACGCTCCCCACACTCCCGACGCTCCCGACGCTCCCGCTGGTGGGAGCCATTACCGGTACCAGTACAATTACCGGCCCGGCGGTGGCGCTTCCGGCGATCCCTGCTCACCCTTGATTATCTCTCTACCTGTACGCACTGTCCGGAGGGAAAAACATCGGCGTTGCGCTCATGTCCATGTTCCTTCCTTGATGAGCGTCTGTAACTCTGTATTTATCTTCAGTTAATGTTCTTGTATTTTTCGTTCCTTGATGTGCTACATGTATCATGGACGTAATAAATACTTACTTCATCAGCGTGATCCCCTTCTTGGATAGACACATGAACAGGTTGCAGCATCGACGTACTACTACTTCGTCAGtctaatcttcttcttttttgacTCGAATCACCAAATCGCAAAGCCCCTTGTCCAGAGTTGTTCTGTTAGAAAGAACTATGGCAAGTTTCGCGCCACGCCACGCGGCATATTTATCTGAGTTGTTGCAACGTTGAATCATTTGTATTTTGAATTTGTTTGCATTGTTGAGTTCTGTCTTGATCGGGGGCATTATTTTGCTTGTGTTTTGGCAGTGTACCTCATTTTTTTTTTGATATTTAACTAGAGAATACCCCGCGTCGGGAACTAGTTGATAACATGACAACAAAAAGTAAGTACTACCGCAGAGTACATAAGAATTCTCTAGTTAACAAAAAAAATAAGTATTCTGTGGTAGTACCTAAGAGAGTCATCCACACTAACTTGTGATTGACTTCTAACTTTTTACTTTTGAGGAAATTCCCATTTTTGGTAATTCCCTTCTGGGGAACTTTCTAGTATTATAATACCAGGTTAAAAAAATTATGGACGTACTTTCACAAATTGAAACTTTTGAGTTTTTTTTTTACTTTCAAAGTTTTGAACTTCCAAAATACCAACTTCTATAATTTGACCATCCATTAATTTGAATTTGGAACTTCAAGTTCAAAATTATAGACTTTTGCAGTTTTGGTCTGAAAAATGTGGCTTTTAGAATTTTGAAAATTTCGCAGCAAAAAAGTGTCTGCGAGAGGTACGGTCATCTCGTGCTCGCGGTGACTGCATAAGTGAGCACCAGTGAAAGGAGTCCCTTTTCTTTAATACAAGATGAAACTTTTATATTATGTGTCACACGTCTATCCGAAAATACAAGGGTCGTCCTATCTTCCCGTTATCAATTTATTTGATCACTTCTAGGCCACGATCCAATAAGCCACCAAACCAATCACACAAAACCTAGAGCTTTTCTTTAGGTAAATAAGCTAGATCTAagtggactaggaagggggggggggcatCCATGATGAATTGATCCCAAAATTTTCAAAATGATTTTCCAATAGAAAAATATATAATTATATTTGATCCCATagacaaaaacaaaaaaaatgcaaAACTGAAAATAGTagtcagaaataaaaaataattgtGAGGAATATAAAAAGTATCTCGACAAAGATAGTATTACTACATAATTCCTAGAGAGAAAATCACGAGGATGAATATTATAGAGGCTAAGTTttctgatattgttattttgtaaTTTTCATATGGTTTTTGGATACATGCCAAAAATGTACTTAAATGTGATTTTAAAAAGGAGACTTATTTTATTTACATATATATATCAAATTTGACTTATATATAAATGGGTAGCTAGAAAGGCATTTAATACCTAAATAATGGACTTTAAAATTATCAATATAATGCAGTGATATGTTACTTGTAGACAAAAATTGGAGTATTTTGTATAAATATTTTTTAAATGATTTGCACAAGATATGTTGTGTTGAAAAAATACTAATGAAATAATGGAACATGAAGGTATGTTTCTAAATACTAATGAAATGTAGTTGTAGTTTAAATTCGATGTAAAAATTAGGGAACAAAGTATTTTGTGGGGTACAAACTTCATATTTTCCTTCAATGATATGATGCCTTTAGTTAGAAAGTAATGTACACCAAGTTCTCACATCCTTGAAAGTTTTAAAGCAAATTTATGAGGTCATAACATGAGCCCATGCTGGTTTTCATATATTTTTTGGACAACTTTCAATTATTTTTTAATAAGTTGCAAGTAACACTAGTGCAGGAACCGCCTTATAGGATTTCCTTATTTGTGTCGATGACAAAGACGCACACCACAAGAACATGATAAAATACCAGTGGCTTGCAACCAAAACAAGGACGTCACTAGCAAGTATGTAGTAGTAGCGCGCTGACCTACTCGAACTCCACTAGTGATTGCCACCCAGAAGGGTGCCAACCCAACATTACTAGTGGCACGCGAGGAAGGCACATGCCACTGGTTCTTTTTATATTAGTGCCATGCCCATGACGAGGGACGCTACTGATGAGAATTTGTGGAGGGTTACAGTATGGGTCGATTAAATCTACCTGGACGATGAGAATGATGTTAGATGGATCTCGAACTACCCCTGGCTTGGCCTTgtaaggggaggggggaggcTTAGGGTTACAAGTTTCCTAACCAACCCCGAGCCCTGGTCGACTGAGGAGTCCTTGGCTTGCATGCCAAGATGAAGAACCTTCTAGAAGCCAGGACTCCTATCATGGGGAAGGGCCTAAGTCTCGCCCATTAATGGGATTCCATGGGCCACCCCTGCTATAGTACATCGTcagtgttgatcgtgtagtttttgAGTTTGTGGACTAGACTGTTCATTCTCTTCGAGTGTATAGGCCAATTGCATTTTCACTAAAGAATGAGATAGAGAGAATTCAAACGAGTGCGGATTTTTGGGGGCCGAGCTCCAGTGAGCTCGGTATTTTGAAAAAATAAATCAAAAAGTGTATTTAAAAGTTCCAAAAAAATCTGAAACAATACAATGAAAACTTATATGTATTCCGCAAGAACGTGTTAAATTTCGTCGAAAAATGTTGTGATTTGTAGGCTGTACAAAAACAACAAATTTCTGGCCCAATAACAAAAATAACAAATTTCTGGCccaataacaaaaataaaaggcCCATTAAAAATGTGTATTTGTCCTTTTCCTGTACGCCACATGTAAACATAGAATACTGTGAAATTTTTCATATACATAGTATACATGTGCATGTGTGTTAAAAAAATAAATTTGGAATTTTCCGcgctaaaaaaataaaaattaaaaacGAGCTCcctggagctcggcctccgttgGC contains:
- the LOC125534085 gene encoding protein app1-like, with translation MAKCLAAALLLLAVLASCDGRELNEKVAATRGAGVGESKAMGLPDLPAVTLPTAPTLPTLPTAPTLPTLPTLPTLPTLPTLPTLPLVGAITGTSTITGPAVALPAIPAHP